A window of the Bos indicus x Bos taurus breed Angus x Brahman F1 hybrid chromosome X, Bos_hybrid_MaternalHap_v2.0, whole genome shotgun sequence genome harbors these coding sequences:
- the SLC6A8 gene encoding sodium- and chloride-dependent creatine transporter 1 has translation MANKSTENGIYSVSGEEKKGPLIAPGPDGAPAKGDGPAALGAPGSLLAVPPRETWTRQMDFIMSCVGFAVGLGNVWRFPYLCYKNGGGVFLIPYILIALIGGIPIFFLEISLGQFMKAGSINVWNICPLFKGLGYASMVIVFYCNTYYIMVLAWGFYYLVKSFTTTLPWATCGHTWNTPDCVEIFRHEDCANATMANLTCDQLADRRSPVIEFWENKVLRLSEGLEVPGALNWEVTLCLLTCWVLVYFCVWKGVKSTGKIVYFTATFPYVVLVVLLVRGVLLPGALDGIIYYLKPDWSKLASPQVWIDAGTQIFFSYAIGLGALTALGSYNRFNNNCYKDAIILALINSGTSFFAGFVVFSILGFMATEQGVHISKVAESGPGLAFIAYPRAVTLMPVAPLWAALFFFMLLLLGLDSQFVGVEGFITGLLDLLPASYYFRFQREISVALCCTICFVIDLSMVTDGGMYVFQLFDYYSASGTTLLWQAFWECVVVAWVYGADRFMDDVACMIGYRPCPWMKWCWSFFTPLVCMGIFIFNVVYHEPLVYNNTYVYPWWGEAVGWAFALSSMLCVPLHLLGCLLRAKGTMAERWQHLTQPIWGLHHLEYRAQDSDVRGLTTLTPVSESSKVVVVESVM, from the exons ATGGCCAACAAGAGCACGGAGAACGGCATCTACAGCGTGTCCGGCGAGGAGAAGAAGGGCCCCCTAATCGCGCCCGGGCCCGACGGAGCCCCGGCCAAGGGCGACGGCCCCGCAGCCCTGGGGGCGCCCGGCAGCCTCCTGGCCGTTCCGCCGCGCGAGACCTGGACGCGCCAGATGGACTTCATCATGTCGTGCGTGGGCTTTGCCGTGGGCCTGGGCAACGTGTGGCGCTTCCCCTACCTGTGCTACAAGAACGGCGGAG GTGTGTTCCTTATTCCCTACATCCTGATCGCCCTGATTGGAGGAATCCCCATCTTCTTCTTGGAGATCTCGCTGGGCCAGTTCATGAAGGCCGGCAGCATCAACGTCTGGAATATCTGCCCCCTGTTCAAAG GCCTGGGCTACGCCTCCATGGTGATCGTCTTCTACTGCAACACCTATTACATCATGGTGCTGGCCTGGGGCTTCTATTATCTGGTGAAGTCCTTCACCACCACGCTGCCCTGGGCCACGTGTGGCCACACGTGGAACACTCCCGATTGCGTGGAGATCTTCCGCCACGAAGACTGTGCCAATGCCACCATGGCCAACCTCACATGTGACCAGCTTGCTGACCGCCGGTCCCCGGTCATCGAGTTCTGGGA gaacaaAGTCTTGCGGCTCTCTGAAGGGCTGGAGGTGCCAGGGGCCCTCAACTGGGAGGTGACCCTGTGTCTGCTGACCTGCTGGGTGCTGGTCTACTTCTGTGTCTGGAAGGGGGTCAAGTCAACAGGCAAG ATCGTGTATTTCACCGCTACATTCCCCTATGTGGTCCTCGTTGTGCTGCTGGTGCGCGGAGTGCTGCTACCTGGCgctttggatggcatcatctactatCTCAAGCCTGACTGGTCGAAGCTGGCATCCCCTCAG GTATGGATCGACGCAGGGACACAGATCTTCTTCTCTTACGCCATCGGCTTGGGGGCCCTCACCGCCCTGGGCAGCTACAATCGCTTCAACAACAACTGCTACAA GGATGCCATCATACTCGCCCTCATCAACAGCGGGACCAGCTTCTTTGCAGGCTTCGTGGTGTTCTCCATCCTGGGCTTCATGGCCACAGAACAGGGCGTGCACATCTCCAAGGTAGCAGAATCAG GGCCTGGCCTGGCTTTCATCGCCTATCCGCGGGCCGTCACGCTGATGCCCGTGGCCCCACTCTGGGcagctctgttcttcttcatGCTGTTGCTGCTTGGTCTGGACAGCCAG TTTGTAGGTGTCGAAGGCTTCATCACTGGCTTGCTGGACCTCCTCCCAGCCTCCTACTACTTCCGATTCCAAAGGGAGATCTCCGTGGCCCTCTGTTGCACCATCTGCTTTGTCATCGACCTCTCCATGGTGACTGAT GGCGGGATGTATGTCTTCCAGCTGTTTGACTACTACTCAGCCAGTGGCACCACACTGCTCTGGCAGGCCTTCTGGGAGTGTGTGGTGGTCGCCTGGGTGTACG GAGCTGATCGCTTCATGGATGATGTGGCCTGCATGATCGGGTACCGACCTTGCCCCTGGATGAAATGGTGCTGGTCTTTCTTCACCCCACTGGTGTGCATG GGCATCTTCATCTTCAACGTGGTCTACCATGAGCCGCTGGTCTACAACAATACCTACGTGTACCCGTGGTGGGGCGAGGCCGTGGGCTGGGCCTTTGCGCTCTCCTCCATGCTATGTGTGCCCCTCCACCTCCTGGGCTGCCTCCTCAGGGCCAAGGGGACCATGGCTGAG CGCTGGCAGCACCTGACGCAGCCCATCTGGGGCCTCCACCACCTGGAATACAGAGCTCAAGACTCGGATGTCAGGGGCCTGACCACCCTGACCCCAGTGTCTGAGAGCagcaaggtggtggtggtggaaagCGTCATGTGA